One genomic window of [Clostridium] scindens ATCC 35704 includes the following:
- the thiC gene encoding phosphomethylpyrimidine synthase ThiC, with product MRNYATQMEAARKGIVTKELETVAKKERMTVEELMTLVASGKVAICANKNHACIDPEGVGSMLKTKINVNLGVSRDCKDYNVEMEKVMEAVNMGAHAIMDLSSHGDTVPFRRKLTHECPAMIGTVPVYDSVIHYQRDLDTLTARDFIDVIRLHAQDGVDFVTLHCGITRKTIEQVKKHKRKMNIVSRGGSLVFAWMCMTGEENPFYEYYDEILDICREYDVTISLGDACRPGCLADATDVCQIEELVRLGELTKRAWEKDVQVMVEGPGHMPMDQIAANMKVQQSICQGAPFYVLGPLVTDIAPGYDHITSAIGGAIAAASGAAFLCYVTPAEHLALPNVEDVKQGIIASKIAAHAADIAKGVRGAREIDDQMADARKALDWEAQWACSIDPETAKRIREERKPEHEDTCSMCGKFCAVRSMNKALAGEHIDIL from the coding sequence ATGAGAAACTATGCAACACAGATGGAGGCGGCACGAAAAGGAATCGTGACCAAGGAACTGGAGACGGTAGCGAAAAAGGAGCGGATGACGGTGGAGGAACTGATGACTCTGGTAGCGTCCGGGAAAGTGGCAATCTGCGCCAACAAGAATCACGCATGTATCGACCCGGAGGGCGTAGGTTCCATGCTGAAGACCAAAATCAATGTGAACCTGGGCGTTTCCAGAGACTGCAAGGACTACAATGTGGAGATGGAGAAGGTCATGGAGGCAGTCAACATGGGAGCCCATGCGATTATGGACCTGTCTTCCCATGGGGATACGGTACCGTTCAGGCGCAAGCTTACTCATGAGTGTCCGGCTATGATTGGCACGGTACCGGTGTATGATTCCGTCATCCATTACCAGAGGGATCTGGACACACTGACTGCCAGGGATTTTATAGACGTGATCCGGCTGCACGCGCAAGACGGCGTGGATTTTGTGACTTTGCACTGCGGAATCACCAGGAAGACCATCGAGCAGGTGAAGAAGCATAAGCGTAAGATGAACATCGTATCCCGAGGCGGCTCCCTTGTATTTGCGTGGATGTGCATGACCGGGGAAGAGAATCCGTTCTATGAGTATTATGATGAGATCCTGGATATCTGCCGTGAATACGATGTGACCATATCCCTGGGAGACGCCTGCAGGCCCGGATGCCTTGCAGACGCTACGGATGTGTGCCAGATCGAGGAACTGGTGCGGCTGGGAGAACTGACGAAACGCGCGTGGGAAAAGGATGTCCAGGTCATGGTGGAAGGGCCGGGACATATGCCCATGGATCAGATTGCCGCGAATATGAAGGTACAGCAGTCTATCTGCCAGGGCGCCCCCTTCTATGTGCTGGGACCTCTGGTTACGGACATTGCGCCGGGCTATGACCATATCACTTCCGCGATCGGGGGAGCCATCGCCGCCGCTTCCGGCGCTGCATTCCTGTGCTACGTAACGCCGGCGGAGCACCTGGCCCTTCCGAATGTAGAGGATGTAAAGCAGGGGATCATTGCCTCCAAGATTGCGGCCCATGCGGCAGATATCGCAAAAGGCGTACGGGGCGCAAGAGAAATCGATGACCAGATGGCGGACGCGAGAAAAGCTCTTGACTGGGAGGCGCAGTGGGCCTGCTCCATTGACCCGGAGACGGCCAAAAGAATCCGGGAAGAGCGCAAGCCGGAGCACGAGGATACCTGTTCTATGTGCGGAAAGTTCTGTGCGGTGCGCAGCATGAATAAGGCGCTGGCAGGAGAACATATAGACATTTTGTAA
- a CDS encoding ABC transporter substrate-binding protein has translation MKKRRLAAWLMVLCLCAAALGGCGAKEEDKKADTAKEEQAKKDDKAKSQTPIKVGALKGPTAMGMAQMLDDNQYEFTISVSPDEIVPMIVQGQVDIAAVPANLAAVLYQKTQKQVNVLAVNTLGILYLVENGNSIQSVEDLKGKTIYASGKGATPEYALNSVLTAHGIDPLSDVTIEYKSEHAEVVAALAADPTAVGLLPQPFVTTAVMKNDQLRVALDLNELWESGTEDGSRLVTGVAVIRKGFLEEHPKEVKAFMDAYRKSVDFVNEDTQAAAEIIGNHDIIAKEVAVKAIPECSIVFVEGKEMKTMLSGYLNTLLGQNPETVGGAVPDDDFYYAR, from the coding sequence ATGAAGAAGAGAAGGCTGGCCGCATGGCTGATGGTGCTGTGTCTCTGCGCGGCGGCGCTTGGAGGATGCGGTGCAAAGGAAGAGGACAAGAAGGCAGATACGGCCAAAGAAGAGCAAGCCAAGAAAGATGATAAAGCGAAATCCCAGACTCCGATCAAGGTAGGGGCGCTTAAGGGACCAACGGCTATGGGAATGGCGCAGATGCTGGACGATAACCAGTATGAGTTCACGATCTCGGTATCCCCGGATGAGATCGTGCCGATGATAGTCCAGGGACAAGTGGATATTGCCGCGGTTCCAGCGAATCTGGCAGCCGTCCTGTACCAGAAGACGCAGAAGCAGGTAAACGTGCTGGCAGTCAATACATTAGGCATTCTCTATCTGGTGGAAAATGGGAATAGCATCCAGTCGGTGGAAGACTTGAAGGGAAAGACGATCTATGCAAGCGGAAAAGGGGCGACGCCGGAGTACGCTCTTAACTCCGTGCTTACCGCGCATGGCATCGATCCTCTAAGCGATGTAACCATTGAGTACAAGTCCGAGCACGCGGAGGTGGTTGCGGCTCTGGCGGCAGACCCGACGGCAGTAGGACTTCTGCCCCAGCCATTCGTGACTACGGCGGTGATGAAGAACGACCAACTAAGGGTTGCCCTGGATCTGAACGAACTGTGGGAAAGCGGAACGGAAGATGGAAGCCGCCTGGTGACAGGCGTTGCGGTCATTCGCAAGGGATTCCTGGAAGAGCATCCAAAGGAAGTAAAGGCATTTATGGATGCCTACCGGAAGTCAGTGGATTTTGTCAATGAGGATACCCAGGCAGCGGCAGAGATCATCGGAAACCATGATATCATAGCCAAAGAAGTAGCAGTAAAGGCAATTCCGGAGTGCAGCATCGTATTCGTGGAAGGCAAAGAGATGAAGACCATGCTTTCCGGATATTTGAATACCTTGCTTGGGCAGAATCCGGAGACCGTCGGAGGTGCAGTACCGGATGATGACTTCTATTATGCAAGATAA
- a CDS encoding ABC transporter permease encodes MQDKKNIHSRSSRITVRIMAVAFWLLVWQIGSMWLGQEILLASPVSVVRKLSDLLVTQEFWKSVWFSFGRIIGGFLSALAIGTLLAILSYRFGWVKILFHPLVTAVKSTPVASFIILCLIWIPSRNLAVFISFLIVFPVIYANLLEGLQRTDEQLLEMADVFSIGKVKRALYIYLPQVLPYLLTACSLGLGLCWKAGTAAEVIGVPEGSIGEKLYHAKIYLNTPDLFAWTLVIITISFLFEKCFLWGLGRIIQWIERT; translated from the coding sequence ATGCAAGATAAGAAGAACATACATTCCAGAAGTTCCAGGATAACCGTCCGGATCATGGCGGTGGCTTTCTGGCTGCTGGTTTGGCAGATTGGCAGCATGTGGCTGGGCCAGGAGATTCTCCTGGCCTCGCCTGTATCCGTGGTCCGGAAGTTATCCGACCTGCTGGTGACGCAAGAATTCTGGAAGTCCGTCTGGTTCAGTTTTGGAAGGATTATAGGAGGATTCTTAAGCGCTCTGGCGATCGGGACCCTTCTGGCAATCCTGTCTTATCGCTTTGGGTGGGTGAAGATCCTGTTCCATCCGCTGGTAACCGCCGTGAAATCTACACCGGTAGCATCGTTCATCATCTTATGCCTGATATGGATACCCTCCAGGAATCTGGCGGTATTTATCTCGTTCTTGATCGTCTTTCCTGTGATTTATGCAAATCTGCTGGAAGGACTCCAGAGGACGGACGAACAACTGCTGGAAATGGCCGATGTATTTTCCATTGGGAAGGTAAAGCGGGCGCTGTATATCTATCTGCCCCAGGTGCTGCCTTATCTGCTGACTGCCTGCAGCCTTGGCCTCGGACTTTGCTGGAAGGCCGGGACGGCAGCGGAAGTGATTGGCGTGCCGGAAGGCTCTATTGGAGAGAAACTGTACCACGCCAAGATCTACCTGAATACGCCGGATCTGTTTGCCTGGACCCTGGTAATCATTACGATCAGCTTCTTGTTTGAAAAGTGCTTCCTGTGGGGATTGGGCAGAATTATCCAGTGGATAGAGAGGACATAG
- a CDS encoding ATP-binding cassette domain-containing protein, with product MMDIIVDNVSKSYGEQVVLKKLTVRFPEEKISCIMGPSGCGKTTLMRILLGLERADEGRVEGVPYGKISAVFQEDRLCENVSAIRNLKLVSEKDEAELRREMEALRLGEAFGKPVRELSGGMKRRVAILRALLAPCGCIMMDEPLKGLDEETKIVTAGYIRKNAKEKTLIVITHDRQDLELLGADKLLTLA from the coding sequence ATGATGGATATTATTGTAGACAATGTAAGCAAGTCTTACGGAGAGCAGGTGGTTCTTAAGAAGCTGACAGTCCGATTCCCGGAGGAAAAGATCTCCTGCATCATGGGCCCGTCCGGGTGCGGAAAGACTACGCTTATGCGGATTCTTCTTGGATTGGAACGTGCGGATGAAGGGCGGGTAGAAGGCGTACCTTACGGAAAGATAAGCGCCGTATTCCAGGAAGACAGGCTATGCGAGAATGTAAGCGCCATCCGGAATCTGAAACTTGTGTCAGAGAAAGACGAAGCGGAACTACGCCGCGAGATGGAGGCGCTACGGCTTGGGGAAGCATTTGGAAAGCCTGTGCGGGAACTGAGCGGAGGGATGAAGCGCAGGGTAGCGATCCTGCGGGCGCTTCTGGCGCCGTGCGGCTGCATCATGATGGATGAGCCGTTAAAGGGGCTGGATGAAGAGACGAAGATCGTTACTGCAGGCTATATCCGTAAGAATGCAAAAGAAAAGACCCTGATCGTCATCACGCATGACAGGCAGGATCTGGAACTTCTGGGGGCAGACAAATTGCTGACTCTTGCGTAG
- a CDS encoding DUF6773 family protein, with translation MKKIVDERQELELLKIERAGFYVLFFALAADISAKTLFFQVPFRALIGENVAFLAGCVTILAGCMKRGLWNYSSKPGLKNYLLSSLIGTLIFGLMFLASLIYRDIPHAGYAALIFAISIFILMFATLAAIGEYTKKRQAKLDQEYEDEDE, from the coding sequence ATGAAGAAAATAGTTGATGAACGACAGGAATTAGAATTATTAAAAATAGAACGGGCAGGCTTCTACGTGCTGTTCTTTGCCCTTGCGGCCGATATTTCGGCTAAAACATTATTTTTCCAAGTACCTTTTAGAGCGTTGATCGGGGAAAATGTCGCCTTTCTGGCAGGCTGCGTCACAATCCTGGCCGGATGTATGAAGAGAGGATTATGGAACTATAGCTCTAAGCCCGGTCTTAAGAACTATCTGCTGTCAAGCTTGATAGGAACCCTCATATTCGGCCTGATGTTCCTGGCTTCCCTTATATACCGGGACATCCCGCACGCTGGCTATGCAGCCCTGATCTTTGCAATCTCTATATTTATCCTGATGTTCGCGACCCTTGCGGCTATCGGGGAATATACGAAGAAAAGGCAGGCGAAGCTGGATCAGGAATATGAAGATGAAGATGAATAA
- a CDS encoding MogA/MoaB family molybdenum cofactor biosynthesis protein: MEDYKWKTAVITLSDKGYRGEREDKSGPLICEMLPEDSYSIEETLLLPDEQEMIEKELIRLCDDSHMDLILTTGGTGFAQRDCTPEATLHVATRNAQGIADAMRYCSLQVTPRAMLSRGVSVIRGKTLIINLPGSTKAVRENLSFILSSLEHGLGILTGRDGECGGA; this comes from the coding sequence ATGGAAGATTATAAATGGAAAACAGCGGTCATTACCTTAAGCGACAAGGGCTACAGGGGAGAAAGAGAGGATAAAAGCGGTCCGCTGATCTGCGAGATGCTGCCGGAAGATTCCTACAGTATCGAGGAGACATTGCTGCTCCCGGATGAGCAGGAGATGATCGAGAAGGAACTGATCCGTCTGTGCGACGATTCCCATATGGATCTGATACTCACTACGGGGGGAACCGGATTTGCCCAGCGGGACTGTACGCCGGAAGCTACCTTGCATGTGGCTACGAGGAATGCGCAGGGAATTGCCGATGCCATGCGCTACTGCTCCCTTCAAGTCACTCCGCGCGCCATGCTAAGCCGGGGCGTATCGGTGATCCGGGGAAAGACGCTGATCATCAATCTTCCGGGCAGCACGAAGGCTGTTAGGGAAAATCTCTCATTCATCCTGTCCTCTTTGGAGCACGGGCTTGGCATCCTTACAGGAAGGGATGGAGAATGCGGAGGTGCATAG
- the yaaA gene encoding peroxide stress protein YaaA, whose product MLIIISPAKKMNVNTDVFPCQELPAFLDKTQELLDYMQSLDYSQCKTIWKCNDKIAELNYRRFSKMDLEKSLTPAILSYEGIQYQYMAPAVMEEEAFAYLQEHLRILSGFYGILKPFDGVVPYRLEMQAKMGNHRQRPSLGSLYEFWGSALADALFEEDQFILNLASKEYSKCISRYLRQDIRFITCVFAEVIGDKVVEKGTLAKMARGEMVRYLAKNQVEDMEGIKGFNRLGYHFSQEYSDVDTLVFILKQDRDAEAH is encoded by the coding sequence ATGCTCATTATCATATCACCGGCAAAGAAAATGAATGTCAATACAGATGTATTCCCCTGCCAGGAACTCCCGGCTTTCCTTGACAAGACCCAGGAATTGTTAGATTATATGCAGTCATTGGATTATAGTCAATGCAAGACGATCTGGAAATGCAATGACAAGATCGCGGAACTGAATTACCGGCGTTTTAGCAAGATGGATTTGGAAAAATCGTTGACGCCAGCCATCCTGTCTTACGAAGGCATCCAGTATCAGTATATGGCTCCGGCGGTTATGGAGGAAGAAGCATTTGCCTATCTTCAGGAGCACCTTCGCATATTATCCGGATTCTATGGAATCTTAAAGCCGTTTGACGGCGTCGTGCCCTATCGGCTGGAGATGCAGGCCAAGATGGGGAATCATAGACAGCGCCCTTCGCTTGGCTCGCTGTATGAATTCTGGGGCAGCGCATTGGCAGATGCGTTATTTGAAGAGGATCAATTCATTCTGAATCTTGCCTCAAAGGAATACAGCAAATGCATATCCAGATATCTGCGGCAGGATATCCGGTTTATTACCTGTGTCTTCGCAGAGGTGATCGGTGATAAGGTGGTTGAGAAGGGAACACTGGCGAAGATGGCCCGTGGAGAGATGGTCCGCTATCTGGCAAAGAACCAAGTAGAAGACATGGAAGGAATCAAGGGCTTCAACCGGCTGGGTTACCATTTTTCACAGGAATATTCTGATGTGGATACGCTGGTATTTATCTTGAAACAAGACAGAGATGCCGAGGCGCATTAA
- a CDS encoding TfoX/Sxy family protein, whose translation MGELSKLPNIGPKVEEQLQEVGITTYEQLKEMGSQQAWLKIKAIDDSACMHRLLALEGAIQGIRKSELSVEKRAELKEFYNAANLTFRSKKDSM comes from the coding sequence ATGGGAGAATTATCAAAACTGCCGAATATCGGGCCCAAGGTAGAGGAACAGCTTCAGGAAGTAGGAATCACGACTTATGAGCAGTTGAAAGAGATGGGGAGCCAGCAGGCGTGGCTTAAGATCAAGGCGATTGATGATTCCGCCTGCATGCACCGCCTGCTCGCGCTGGAAGGCGCAATTCAAGGCATCAGAAAAAGCGAATTGTCTGTAGAGAAGAGAGCGGAACTAAAGGAGTTCTATAATGCCGCCAACTTGACGTTCCGATCGAAAAAAGATAGTATGTAA
- a CDS encoding DUF6483 family protein produces the protein MDFEQDYIMRMIQDVVRFLMQLITGRQQFQYDFANFTGNMTGNDHFARLIALADAGKINSAENMMYEDLDPEDKEYLMLGLAFYSHINEYSDDFLTAADYSRAEIQDGIRSLLNEYGITGLDAIYESLD, from the coding sequence ATGGATTTTGAGCAAGATTATATTATGCGTATGATTCAGGATGTCGTACGGTTCCTGATGCAGCTGATCACCGGCAGGCAGCAGTTTCAGTATGACTTTGCTAATTTCACAGGGAATATGACCGGCAATGATCATTTTGCCCGTCTCATCGCCCTTGCAGATGCCGGAAAGATCAACAGCGCGGAAAATATGATGTACGAAGATCTTGACCCTGAGGATAAGGAATATCTGATGCTGGGCCTTGCCTTCTATTCCCACATCAATGAATACTCGGATGATTTCCTGACTGCAGCCGACTACTCCCGGGCCGAGATCCAGGATGGCATCCGAAGCCTCTTGAACGAGTATGGGATCACAGGGCTTGACGCCATCTATGAATCTTTGGACTGA
- a CDS encoding helix-turn-helix transcriptional regulator → MKNKKMKMARLSLDMSQEMLAAKVDVTRQTIGMIEAGKFNPSLKLCIAICKVLHVTLDDLFWEEDEYEENS, encoded by the coding sequence ATGAAGAATAAAAAAATGAAGATGGCCCGCCTAAGCCTCGATATGTCCCAAGAGATGCTTGCCGCCAAAGTAGACGTAACGCGTCAGACAATCGGCATGATAGAGGCGGGGAAATTCAATCCATCATTAAAATTATGCATTGCCATCTGCAAGGTTCTGCATGTAACATTAGACGACCTATTCTGGGAGGAGGATGAATATGAAGAAAATAGTTGA
- a CDS encoding YjdF family protein, translating into MDKVLVTLTVFFEDPFWVGVVERIAEGSLSASKITFGAEPKDYEVWDILLRGYDRLRFSPAVETAVKEAKVNPKRRQKEARRQTEAAGIGTKSQQALKLQLEERKTERKSRSREKREAEQLRKFELRQQKKKEKHRGH; encoded by the coding sequence ATGGACAAAGTATTGGTAACACTGACGGTATTTTTTGAAGATCCTTTTTGGGTCGGCGTGGTGGAGAGGATCGCAGAAGGAAGTCTTTCGGCTTCGAAGATTACATTCGGAGCAGAGCCGAAGGATTATGAGGTCTGGGATATCCTGCTACGCGGTTATGACAGGTTACGCTTTAGTCCGGCTGTTGAAACGGCTGTAAAAGAGGCGAAAGTGAATCCAAAGCGCAGGCAGAAAGAGGCCCGCAGGCAGACGGAGGCCGCCGGGATCGGAACAAAATCCCAGCAGGCGCTGAAATTACAGCTGGAAGAGAGGAAGACGGAGCGTAAAAGCAGAAGCCGGGAGAAAAGAGAGGCGGAGCAGCTGCGCAAGTTTGAATTGAGGCAGCAGAAGAAAAAGGAGAAGCACAGGGGCCACTAG